A stretch of DNA from Verrucomicrobiia bacterium:
GGGAACCGTCGAATTTATTGCCGTTCCGCACGAAGCCGTTCAGGTGGCTGTATTTGCCGCTCAGGATCGTCGCACGACTGGGGCCACAGATGGAGTTGCCGACGTAGCAGCGGTTGAAGAGCATGCCTTCTTTGGCAAGGCGGTCGATGTTCGGGGTTTTGTTATATTTAGAACCGTAGGCACTGATGGCGCCGTAGGCGTGGTCGTCAGAGAAGATGAGGAGGATGTTCGGGCGGGTGGTTTCGGCGGCGTGGGTGCTAACGAAGGAAGCCAAAACAAAAAGAGCCAGCGCCATCCAGGTGCGTAAGAGAAGATTCGGTTTTAGCATAAATCGTTTTGTCCCATAGGTTTGACGGAACGGGTGCGTTCGGGGTTACGTACTGATTTCAGCAGAAACTGGCCTAGGTGCAACAGCTATCATTTGATGTTCACCCGTAACCAGCAGCTTGACTTTCCGGGCTCCTTTTCCAATCGTCCCCGCGTCCGACCCATTTGGTCGCACCTGACGATACGATGCCCCTGAGCGACACCATATCCGCCCTGCTGAACACGCCGGAACCGGCCGACCTCGGCCCTCATCCGCGCGCAGGCACGCTGTCTGTCCGCGACGTGAATGCGCGGTTGGATGAAGCATTTCGCTTTGGCGGCATTTCCGCAGGCAGTCAGCAACTCATCCGTAGCGCCGTCCTGCTCTGGCACGACCATCTGGACGCCTCGCACACCATTTCCCAAGACCTGCACTCCAGCGATGGCAGTTTCCTCCACGGCATCATGCACCGCCGCGAGCCGGATTATTTCAACGCCAAGTATTGGTTCGCCCGCGTCCGCAATCACGCCAGCTACCCTGAGATCGCCCAACGCGTCAGCGCCTTCCTCGATGGCCAAGGTGCCACCGCCTTGAAGAGCGAACTCATCCCCGCTGGCAAATGGGACGCCGATGCCTTCGTGGACGCATGCGAAGCCGCCTCCGCCCGTCGCGGCACCGAAGCACAACGCACCCTGCTCCGCGAGATCCAACGCATCGAAACCACCGTGCTAATCGAGCGTTTCACCGGCACTGCTAGCCAGCGATGAACTTTTCAATCGAACAGGTGACAAACACTGGCGGCTCCCTTTCCTCCTTCTCCCCTCGGAGGGGAGAAGGATTGAGAATGAGGGGTGCCCCCTGTTCGGATTGGCTGCTCAAACACATTCCCCGGCACCCCTCACCCCAGCCCTCTCCCCTCCGAGGGGGCGAGGGAGATGGTCGATTCTGTGCGTAATCAATTTCTGTGAACGAATTTCTTGTAGTCCTTAACGCCGTGCTGCCGGTCTTTACCGTCGCGGGAGCTGGCTTTGGTTTGCGCCGTCTCGAATGGCTGACGGAAGAGGCGGATAAGAGCATGCTCAAGCTGCTCATCAATCTCCTCGTCCCTTGCCTCATCTTTGATTCCGTCCTCGGCAACAAGATGCTCACAGATATCGGCACCGTCTTCCTCGCGCCCATGGTCGGCTTCGGCACCGTGGCCGTGGGCGTGTTTATCTGCTGGCTCCTGCGCGGCACCGCCGGCCTCACGGATAAAAGCCGCGAAGGCACCTTCGCCTTCGTCACCGGTGTTTACAATTACGGCTACGTCCCCCTGCCGCTCGTCTATCTGCTCTTCAAAGACTCACCGGACATGGTCGGCCTCCTGCTCGTCCACAACGTCGGTGTGGAAATCGCCATGTGGACGCTCGGTCTCATGCTCCTCAGCGGCGTCTCCATCAAGACCGGCTGGCGCAAGCTCATCAACGCGCCTATCACCATGATCTTGGTATCGCTCGTGTTGAATCTTTTAGGCGCGGAGAATTGGATGCCCAAGTTCATCATACAGACCGCCCACATGCTCGGCCAATGCGCCATCCCCATCGGCATCTTGCTCGTGGGCGCAACGATTGCAGATCAACTCCCGGAATTCCACGCTGAGAAAGGCTGGCGCGTGATGGCTGCCTCCAGCTTCTTGCGACTCGCAATTCTGCCCGTGCTCTTCCTCCTGCTCGCGAAGTATCTCCCCTGCTCGCTCGAACTGAAACGCATCATCGTCATCCAAGGCGCGATGCCCGCCGCCGTCTTCCCCATCATCATGGCGCGCCACTACGGCGGCCATGCGCCAACGGCCTTGCGCATCGTCATCGGCACCACCGTGCTGGGTCTGCTGACCATTCCGCTGTGGATCAAGCTGGGCTTAAGATTTATCGAGCAATAGCCATCGTAGCCGCGGAGATAAGTAGGCGGACCCCTTATCCCGTAGCCGCGGACGTCAGTCCGCGGTTACGATTACTAAACCTTTTTCGCCGCCTTCTTGGCTTTCGATGTAGCCGGAGCCTTCTTCGCCACCGCTTTCTTCGGCGCAGGTGCCGCCGCGATCACCGGTGCTTTGATCTCCTTCTTCAACGCTGCCACGATGCCCGCGATGGTATGATCCTTCGCCTCGATATCCGGCTTCAAGCCCAGCGCCTCGATCGCCTTCGTCGTTTCCGGTCCGATGGAGATCGTGCGCAACTGCGGGAACTGCTGCTTCAGCTTCGGCAGATCAAACCGCGCATGGAAGTTCTCCACTGTGGAACTGCTCGTGAACGTCACCCAATCCGCACCGCTCTCGGTAAGCTTCGCCGCATTACCTGAAACATCTTCCGTCTCCGGCACCGTGCGATAGCACGCCACGTCATCAATGATCGCGCCCATCTTGGAGAGTTCCTGCGGCAATTCCGGATTCGCCACCTCCGCGCGCATCAGCAGCATGCGCACGTTCTCCACATCCTGATATTCCTTGAACGTCTTGATGATCTCGCGCGTCACGAACTTCTCCGGCATCAAGTCCACCTTGAGGTGCAACTCCTTCAGTTTCGACGCCGTCGCCGGACCCACTGCGAGGAATCGCGCACCGCCGATGGAGCGCACGTCATCGAACACGCGGAAGAACGCGTTGAAAAATTCCGTCACGCCATTCGGGCTCGTGAACACGATCCATTCATACGAACCGATCTCCAACATCGCATCCGCCAGCGCCGCCTTTTCATTCGGCGGCACGATCTTGATCGTCGGAATCTCCAACACCTCTGCGCCCAGTTCCAGCAACTGGCTGGACAACTGGCTCGCCTGCTCCCGCGTGCGCGTCACCACGATGCGTTTGCCGAAGAACTGCCGCTTCTCAAACCAGTTCAACTTCTCGCGCAAACCCACCACGCCACCGATGACCGTCACTGCGGGCGCTTTAAAACCCTTTTCCTCCACGATGTCCGCGATGGTCTCCAACGTGCCTTGGATCGATTCCTGATTCCCCCGCGTGCCCCAGCGCACCATCGCCACCGGCGTTCCCTTATCCGCACCCGCTTTCACCAGCTCGCTCGTGATCTGCCGGATGCGCTCCACGCCCATCAACACCACCTTCGTCCCCTTGTCCGCCGCGAGATGCTTCCAATCCAGCGACGTCTCTTCTTTCGTCGGATCTTCATGCCCCGTCAAAACCGTGAAGCTCGAGCAATGCTCGCGATGTGTGATGGGAATGCCCGCATAATTCGGCGCGGCCACGATGGAGGAGATGCCCGGCACCACCTCGAACGGCACGCCTTCCGCCTGTAATTCTTCAGCCTCTTCCCCGCCGCGACCAAAGAGATAGGGATCCCCGCCCTTGAGGCGCACCACGGTCTTGCCCTGCTTGGCCAGCTTCACGAGCAGTTGGTTCATCTCCTCCTGCGGGATGGCGTGATCCTTCGCGCGCTTGCCGCCGTAGATGATCTCGGCCGAGGACGGCGCGAGCCGCAGCAGGTCTGTGTTCACCAGCGCGTCATACACCACCACATCCGCGCGCTTGAGCAATTCCGCGCCACGCAACGTCAGGAGCCCGGCATCACCCGGACCCGCACCAACCAAGTAAACTGTGCCAATCGAACTCATGGGACCGAGGAATGTAGAGACTTGAAGCCTTGCCCGCAAGCGGTGTCCGCAGAGAAATCATCCTTCGACAGCTCGAAAAATCAGTTGGAAAGGAGTCCGCTATGCTGTTATCAATTCCCTGCAATGAAGTATCGTTTTTGGGGAGGGTTGTTCCTCGTATTCAGCATGTTGTCCGCCAAGTTGACTGGCCGGGCAGAAAGTTCACTCACACCCGGTCAGGTCGTGTGGTCTTACGCCTCCGGTTACACCAACCTCGTTGACTTCGCCGTTTCCAAAGATGGCCGGGTTTATCTCGGTTACTCTGACACCACAGCTGAATCAGTGCTGAACGAATATGGTTTTTACATAGTCACCCTGCGGCGTACGAACCAGCTAGTCGCTTTGCAGCATACCGGCGTTTTCAACTGGGAAAGATCTGATGCGGGACAGTATCTAGCCCTATTATCCGATGGCACTGTGGTGAGCAGCTTTTCGGATATCAGGCGCCGCATTGGAATGCATCCCACCGGAAATATTTATTATGGTACTTATGCGACCAACAATTTCTACATCTACAACCAAGCAGGCGGACTGGAGCACCATGGCACCACGGGTGGACGTGCAGCCGTCAATGCCGATGACAGCCTGCTCGTGGTCAACCTGCAGAAATACCCTTACAGCGCCTATCCTGCCGATGTAGCCCGGATCGAAGGGAACGAACATGCCAGCACGTGGTTGAGCAGTCAGGACCATGTGATAGGCGAAACTCCCGTGATCTCCCCCGACGGTACTTTTTATCTAACCTCTTGGGGTTCCACTGAACCGCTCACTCTCCCCAGCGGTGATATCATCCCCAATGATTCCATACCTCCCATTCTCTTCGCCTATAATTCGGATGGCTCTCGCAAATGGTCGCTGCTGGATGAAAGCTTCAATGTCGGTTATGGCACTCCGTCCATCGGTTCAGATGGCACGCTTTACGTTGCCTCTTACCGGTCTCTCACCAATCGCGCTCCAGACTGGAGTATCATCAGCGTGGAGAAAACTTATCACTTCAAGGCCGTCAGTCCGGAGGGCGCATTGAAGTGGAGCGTGGAAAAAGCCGAACCGTTTGGTCTTGCCGCCATCGGAGAGACAAACAACATCTATGTCTGCCACGGCACCAAACTGCTGGCACTGACCTCAAGCGGCACGGAGCGGTGGTCTTACGATGCTGAAGCACCTTTGAAATTGTGCCCCGCACTTGCTGCAGATGGCACGGTCTACGTCGCCACCGAACCCGGCAAGCTGCTTGCGATCAATTCTGAGGTCGGCAGCAAAGAGTGGGAATATGACGCCGGAAAACCCATCTATAACTCACCCGTCATCGGCACGAACGGCAATGTGTACCTGCTCGTGGACCGTGCGGATATGGTCGTCCTGAAAGGAAATGCCGAAGCAGCCAATGTACCATGGCCCATGGAACGCCACGATGCCCAGCGCACCAGCCGTGCGGTGCAGGCCAGCGCGCGTGAGATCGGCCGGAACGAAGAAGGCCAGGTCACCTTGATGCTCAACGTGGAACCGGGTCGCGACTACAAAGTGGAAGCTTCAGAAGATTTCGTTATCTGGACAGAAATAGGCTCATTCACCAGCACCTCGACGGCAAAATCATTCTTGGATGAAACCTCAGCGGATAAGCCGAAACGCTTCTACCGGCTGGTGGTGCCCTAGCCCTTGAGCTTCACGGCGATTTGCTGCCCCATGGCTTCGGCTTCAGCGGCCTTGCCAGCCAACGCATGACTCTTGGCCGGGCCATCGCGGAAGGAAATCGCTCTCAGCTTCAGAGCATCACCCTCAGCTTCGCCAAACGCTCCGACGGGACTTAGGCAGCCGCCGCCCATCGCGTTCAAAAACGCCCGCTCTGCCGTCACCGCATACCATGTGGGCAAGTGATTCAATACGGCACAAACCTTCTGCAAGCGCTCGTCATTCTTACGAATCTCGATGCCGATGGCTGCTTGTCCTACGCAGGGCAACATCTCCTCAAGGGAAAGATGACGAGCACGTAATTTCGGCGGGACTTCGGAGCCTTCCAATGTGCCATCTGCCTGTAATTTGAAACCGAGGCGATTCAAGCCCGCAGCAGCCAAGATCGTCGCAGCCAAGCCGGGATTCTCTGCGAGCTTGCGCAGGCGCGTGCCCACGTTGCCTCGGATCTCCACCACTTTCAGATCGGGACGTTGATGGAGTAACTGCGCTTTGCGGCGCGTGCTGCTGGTGGCTACCGTTGCGCCTTTCGGCAGTTCGGAAAGCTTCGGCAGCTTCTCACCGGGCAAACCGGGTTTGAAGACCATCACATCACGCACGTCCTCGCGCTTTGTCGTCGCACCGAGCACCAAACCATCGGGCAACTCCGTGGGCAGGTCTTTCAGGCTATGCACGGCCAAATCCGCTTCACCATTCAGCAAGGCAACTTCGAGTTCCTTGGTGAACAATCCCTTCGGCAACGTCGTGCCGGGATTGGTGATGGAGACGGTCTGCAGCTTGTCTCCGGTGGTCTTGATGATGTTGATCTGAAAGCTCTCGCCGGGAAATGCCTTTTGGCATAGCCCTTGGATCTGATGCGCCTGCGCCAGTGCCAAAGCACTTCCCCGCGTAGCGATGATGAACGGTTTCGAAGACATGGATTAAGCTGTAGAATCGTGACCGAAGGCGAAGCCGCCGTGGCCTTGTTCGCGCGGACCGCCGCCTTGCAGAAGTTCCTTCGCCTTGTCGCGGATGATGACTTCGCACTTGGCGATCTCTTCGCGGCGTTGCTTCAGGTAATCCTCCGCGATGGCTTGCAGGTCATCGATATTGTAGAGGTAAACGTTGTCGAGGAAGTTCACCTCGGGCTCGATATCGCGCGGCACGGCGATGTCGATGAGCAACAGCGGACGGTTATGTCGCAACGCCATGAGCGGTGTGAGCTTCTTGCGATCCAGCACGTAATGCGGTGCCGAGGTGCTGCTGATGACGATATCCACATTCGCGAACTCGCTTGCCCAATCATCGAAATTCACCGCACGTCCGTTCAGTTCCTTCGCCAACGCTTCCGCGCGATCGAAGGAACGGTTGGACACGATCACGCTCTTCGCCCCACGGCTGAGCAATGAACGTGCGGTCTTCTCGCTGGTGTCACCAGCACCAATAACCATCACATTACGATCACTAAGGGTCGTAAAAATCTTTTCCGCCAGTTCCACTGCTGCTGAACCCACTGAAACCGAACCGCGCTGGATGTTCGTGTTCGTGCGGATGTGCTTGGCCACGTTGAAGGCCTTTTGGAAAACCTTGTTCAGGCGTCCGCCAGTCTGCTTGTGCTGGAGCGCGATGTCGTAGGCTTTCTTGAGCTGGCCGAGGATTTCCGTCTCGCCGAGGAGCATGGAGTCCAGCCCGCTCGCGACCTTGAACAAGTGTTCGAGACTGTGCGGTTCGCCCAAGGTGTAGATCTCATTGTTCAGTTCGCCATTGAACTGACGATGGGCGACGAGAAATTCTTTCAGTGCCTTGAACGATTCTTTTTCGTTATGCGCCGTGACGACGTAGAGTTCCACGCGATTGCAGGTGGAGAGAATCACCGCTTCGCTCGCCAAGCCTGAGGCGCGCATCTGCTGGAGCACGTCCGGGATGATCGCCTCGGGAAAGGCGAAGCGCTCGCGCAATTCTACTGGCGAGGTATGATGATTCAGCCCTATGACGACGACGCTCATGGATTATGTATCGGCGAGAGGAGGTTCGTGCCCCAGAACGTCAGCAGCACAAACGCGAATCCCGCCACCGCTCCCCAGGCGAACTTCCGCCCACCCTGCTCCATCCGCCAGCGCATCAGCATGAGGCCCAGATACAGCCCCCAGACCAAAAACGACCACAGGACTTTGGGATCGTCCGACCAATACGACCCAATGGTTTTGTTGAGATAGGACATGCTGATGAGCAAGGCGACCGTCAGCAGACCAAAACCGGTGATGAGCAACCGCCACGTGACGACTTCAAGACGTTGGATGGGTGGCAGCAGTGAAAAGATGGCGCGAGCTTTGTGGAACTTCAGATCATGTTCCTGCGTGAGATACATGAGGCCTGCGCCTGAGCTGAGGCCGAAGGCGGCGTAAGCCAGCGCGAACAAGGCAGCGTGCAGGCTGTTCTGCCAGCCGGGAACGAAGAATTCGGGATTAGGCCCATGATGCTTATCCAAGGCAGGCATGAGCGCGAACACACCCAAGCAAAACAAGACAGGCGAGAGGAACGCGCCGAGAAATCTCAGGCGCGACCAGATGCCGATGACGAGATAGGCCGCTACCATGGTCCAAAGAATAAAGACCGTGGCTTCGTAGAGATTATTCACCGGGCAGCGGGAAAAGCTGAAACCACGCTGCATGAGGGCGACAGTGTGAGCGATGAAGGAACCGAGCAGCAAAAAGTAATTCACCCGGTTATCCTCACGGAAACCTTTCCGCCAGAGGAAGACCGAGTAAATCATGCTGATCCCGTAAAGCAGGACAGCGATCTGAAACCAGTTACGATCCGTCACAACGTTCCGTCAACTTACCGGATGACAGGCCGAGTGCAAATGGCAAAAATAGGCCCTCCTTGCCGGAAACCGGTCAGGCTTTGGCCAAATCGGTATCTTCCGGGAGCGGTTTGCCTTTGGTTTCAGGGGCGAACGGCAAGGCGGCCAAGCCCAAGAGGAAGATGAGGCTCAAACCGGCGCACGCGTTGCGGAACGCCTCGAGCTTGGCTTCCGGGGTGGTGGCTCCCTCAGACAGCTTGGCGGTCAACAATCCCAAGGTGAAGGGTCCACTGGCGGCGATGAAACGGCCGACGTTATAGCAGAAACTGGTTCCGGTGCTGCGGAGGCTGACGGGGAACAATTCCGGCAGGTAGATGGCAAAGCCAGCGAAGAGAGCCAGTTGGAAGAAGCCCATGATCGGGATCATCCAGAAAATGTCGCTCTTCTGGTCGAGGAACTTGAACACGCCTGCCGTAGCCAGCATGGCGCAGATGTACGCCATAACAAAGACGGGTTTACGACCATGCTTGGCAGCAAGTTTCGTAAACACAATCATGCCGAAGAAGGCGCCTATGTTCTGCAGGATCATGTTGATTCCTGTCCACATCGTCCGGTTACCCGCCAGCTTTTCTGGCGGTACTCCCTGCTCTTTCAGAATCTTGCCCACCACATCATTGATCAGCTCGGGAGAAAAGAACCCGATGCCCCACAGGCCCACCACTGCCGCTACGCACATCAACATGCCGACGATGGCGCGACCGCGCCAGCGGGCATCGCCCAGCAGGGCCGTGTAGGAACCGAATTTGACGCCGGAAATCTTGCCCGCAGCCTTGGCCTGCACCCATTTCTCCGGTTCTTTCAGGCGCATCTGGATGAACACGCAGAGGAAAGCGGGCAGCGCACCGATGACGAACATGTAACGCCATGCACTGCCGGGGGCGATGCTGGTCGTTTCCATATAACCGATCGTCACGGCGATCAATCCAGCCGTCACATTACCCACAGCGGAAAGTGCTTGTAGCAGGCCCAGAGCATGCGGACGTGCGCGATCCGGCACCGAATCGGCCACCAACGCCACCGAGAGACCGAACACACCGCCGACACCCAGTCCAGTCAGAAAACGATAGATGGAAAAATCTATGATTCCCTTGGAGAAGGCCGACAACCCCGTGCAGAGAGAATAAATCAGCACGGTGAGCGTCAGAGTTTTGGCGCGGCCGATCTTGTCACCGATGGACCCGAAGATCAGACCGCCCATGGCCCAACCGGCGACGAAGATGGAGGTGGCATATCCGCCCCATTCTTTCAGCACTGCCGGATCGGTTCCCTTGGGCATCAAGGCAGCGATGGCCGAACCGCGGGCCAAGATGAATAACTGCTGGTCCAGGCAATCGAACAGCCAGGCCAAGGAAGCCACTGTGAAGACAAACCAGTGATGCTTGTTCATCAGTTTGTACCAAGGCACCGATTCGTCCGTCGTCGCGTTTGAACTCATGTCTAAAGCGTTAAATTTAAAAGTTGCGATTGCTGAGACTTGCCATGCTTACCCTTTGCAGCGAAGTCCGCCAAGCAAGAATTGCCCGTACACGTATTTTTTCCCTGAAACAGGCATTGCCTAATGATAGACCGCTTATTAAGGTTTCTATTGTGACCCGAGGGTTTTTCCAAACACTGCTTATGCTACTGGCTCTCTGCCTGTCTAATGGCATGAGCAGAGCAGCGCAGTTTGGGCAGTTGGACGATTCGTTTTCTCGGGTATTTAGTGATGCTTCCGGCTTTATCAGCAACCTGACGGATGCCCCGGATGGGAAATATTTCGTATCAGGCACGTTTCACCGGGTGGGAGCAGTACGCCGCATCCATCTCGCCCGGATGAACCCGGACCATACACTAGACGCCTCTTTCAATGCCCGGCTTAGCGCGGTCAGTTCGATCCTCAAAGTCATGGTCCAGGCTGACGGAAAACCGATCATCCATGGAGCTTTGTTTCTGGCCGATGGCACGGTGCTGCCTCCGGTCACGAGGTTCACTGTGGATGGAACAGTCGATGATTCTTTCCAGCTGCCGCCAAACCTTGGCTCCATCTACAATGTGACATTGGTCCCTGCCTCTCAAAAAATCATCTTAAACGGACTGCTGCTCCCCACCAACAATGTCGCCAGCGCAGTGATGATCCAGTTGAATACGGATGGCAGCATCGACTCCGCTTTCACCAGCGCCATCAAACGCGGACCATCCATCCGGATCGAACCGGTGGCGGGAAATAAATTGATGCTGATCGGTTCATTCAGTCTCTCCCTCACTACTGAGGCATGGGAAACCAACAGTTCATCTCGAGGCCCACGCCCGAGGCCGTCCGATCTGCCACCTGCGGAACCCCAACCGCGCTCGCCCTCCCCGCTGCGGCTCAATGCAGATGGAAGTGTGGATGGCACATTCACCAACACGGCGATCCCAGAGTATGAGTCCATTTATCCAACCCCAGCAGGAGGAATATACTCCTTTCTCAATTACTCCACTTTAAGCGAAGGAAACACAAACGCTATCCAGCGGTTTCTACCCAATGGAGAAAAAGACCTGTCGTTCGCGCCAACATTTGAAGCTGGATTTTCCATCTCGACCCTCATGCCTCTGAAAAATGGCAAACTGCTGGTGCTGCTCTCGCGTTACAATGAAACAGAAACGTATGACTACATTCTGCAACGGCTGGCGGATGATGGCACAGTGGATTTGGATTACGAAACCACAACTACTGCCTTCTACTCCCTTGCTACAGACAGATTGGAACTCCCGGACGGCAGCCTCCTGATAGCTGACAATTCACTCAAACCATCGGGTTCCCATAAAAACCTGCACAAGATCCATTCCGATGGAACGATCGAAACCGAGATCGGCCCGGAATTTATAACATATTCCAGCCCCAGCGAACTTGTCCCGACCAGCGATGCCAAATTTTATATGGTAAAATCCGACGCGCCGGATTACCGAGCGCGGCTGAGCCGCTACCTGCCTGATGGATCTCCCGATGGAAGTTTTTACGCTTCAACCGGTGAAACCAACTCGCTCGACAGCATCAAGCTGCTGGCCAATGGAGACCTCATCGCTCTTGCCACGTCGTTTGGATCTTATGATCGCACGCTGGCGCGATTAAATAGTGCGGGTGATGTCTTGCGACAACTGAACGAAGGAGAATCTGCCTTCTATTTCAATTACGGCAGTTGGGATGCATTTCCCGATGGTCGTGTGATCGTGGGCAGCAGCGGTAACAGTCTTGAACCAAGTCCATTGATCAAAATGTTCACCGCTGAATTTGAAGAAGACCCAAGTTTTAATTCCGTACTGCACACAAATCGAGCATCGTTTACATTGATCGCGACTCCGGACAGCAAAATTTTGTCAGAAAGCTATTCCATCCCTCTCTTGATTCTGT
This window harbors:
- a CDS encoding delta-60 repeat domain-containing protein — encoded protein: MLTLCSEVRQARIARTRIFSLKQALPNDRPLIKVSIVTRGFFQTLLMLLALCLSNGMSRAAQFGQLDDSFSRVFSDASGFISNLTDAPDGKYFVSGTFHRVGAVRRIHLARMNPDHTLDASFNARLSAVSSILKVMVQADGKPIIHGALFLADGTVLPPVTRFTVDGTVDDSFQLPPNLGSIYNVTLVPASQKIILNGLLLPTNNVASAVMIQLNTDGSIDSAFTSAIKRGPSIRIEPVAGNKLMLIGSFSLSLTTEAWETNSSSRGPRPRPSDLPPAEPQPRSPSPLRLNADGSVDGTFTNTAIPEYESIYPTPAGGIYSFLNYSTLSEGNTNAIQRFLPNGEKDLSFAPTFEAGFSISTLMPLKNGKLLVLLSRYNETETYDYILQRLADDGTVDLDYETTTTAFYSLATDRLELPDGSLLIADNSLKPSGSHKNLHKIHSDGTIETEIGPEFITYSSPSELVPTSDAKFYMVKSDAPDYRARLSRYLPDGSPDGSFYASTGETNSLDSIKLLANGDLIALATSFGSYDRTLARLNSAGDVLRQLNEGESAFYFNYGSWDAFPDGRVIVGSSGNSLEPSPLIKMFTAEFEEDPSFNSVLHTNRASFTLIATPDSKILSESYSIPLLILSAGSSSSSGEVQYFYEKFLSEGSPDPSFQPGTNRSFSSVFDAKNRMYIPHSTTGGRGSAGRGRDFREVTGNDLPSASAIPPVQRFLENGTLDPYFNVTLPANSSAYRIWVQKDGRILAAGRFYNADQTKISTLIRLLPDGTIDESFSPPPGEVVPINAIAVEADGNILIGGAFDQIDGQPRAGLARLKSIEQPQMKNLTFTSGGISLQLDGNTGYTWLIQSSPDLSTWTTISTVTTGTETETVELPAPGSGNKFYRAVLAP
- a CDS encoding MFS transporter is translated as MSSNATTDESVPWYKLMNKHHWFVFTVASLAWLFDCLDQQLFILARGSAIAALMPKGTDPAVLKEWGGYATSIFVAGWAMGGLIFGSIGDKIGRAKTLTLTVLIYSLCTGLSAFSKGIIDFSIYRFLTGLGVGGVFGLSVALVADSVPDRARPHALGLLQALSAVGNVTAGLIAVTIGYMETTSIAPGSAWRYMFVIGALPAFLCVFIQMRLKEPEKWVQAKAAGKISGVKFGSYTALLGDARWRGRAIVGMLMCVAAVVGLWGIGFFSPELINDVVGKILKEQGVPPEKLAGNRTMWTGINMILQNIGAFFGMIVFTKLAAKHGRKPVFVMAYICAMLATAGVFKFLDQKSDIFWMIPIMGFFQLALFAGFAIYLPELFPVSLRSTGTSFCYNVGRFIAASGPFTLGLLTAKLSEGATTPEAKLEAFRNACAGLSLIFLLGLAALPFAPETKGKPLPEDTDLAKA
- the hemA gene encoding glutamyl-tRNA reductase — encoded protein: MSVVVIGLNHHTSPVELRERFAFPEAIIPDVLQQMRASGLASEAVILSTCNRVELYVVTAHNEKESFKALKEFLVAHRQFNGELNNEIYTLGEPHSLEHLFKVASGLDSMLLGETEILGQLKKAYDIALQHKQTGGRLNKVFQKAFNVAKHIRTNTNIQRGSVSVGSAAVELAEKIFTTLSDRNVMVIGAGDTSEKTARSLLSRGAKSVIVSNRSFDRAEALAKELNGRAVNFDDWASEFANVDIVISSTSAPHYVLDRKKLTPLMALRHNRPLLLIDIAVPRDIEPEVNFLDNVYLYNIDDLQAIAEDYLKQRREEIAKCEVIIRDKAKELLQGGGPREQGHGGFAFGHDSTA
- the ccsA gene encoding cytochrome c biogenesis protein CcsA, which gives rise to MTDRNWFQIAVLLYGISMIYSVFLWRKGFREDNRVNYFLLLGSFIAHTVALMQRGFSFSRCPVNNLYEATVFILWTMVAAYLVIGIWSRLRFLGAFLSPVLFCLGVFALMPALDKHHGPNPEFFVPGWQNSLHAALFALAYAAFGLSSGAGLMYLTQEHDLKFHKARAIFSLLPPIQRLEVVTWRLLITGFGLLTVALLISMSYLNKTIGSYWSDDPKVLWSFLVWGLYLGLMLMRWRMEQGGRKFAWGAVAGFAFVLLTFWGTNLLSPIHNP
- the cobA gene encoding uroporphyrinogen-III C-methyltransferase, whose protein sequence is MSSIGTVYLVGAGPGDAGLLTLRGAELLKRADVVVYDALVNTDLLRLAPSSAEIIYGGKRAKDHAIPQEEMNQLLVKLAKQGKTVVRLKGGDPYLFGRGGEEAEELQAEGVPFEVVPGISSIVAAPNYAGIPITHREHCSSFTVLTGHEDPTKEETSLDWKHLAADKGTKVVLMGVERIRQITSELVKAGADKGTPVAMVRWGTRGNQESIQGTLETIADIVEEKGFKAPAVTVIGGVVGLREKLNWFEKRQFFGKRIVVTRTREQASQLSSQLLELGAEVLEIPTIKIVPPNEKAALADAMLEIGSYEWIVFTSPNGVTEFFNAFFRVFDDVRSIGGARFLAVGPATASKLKELHLKVDLMPEKFVTREIIKTFKEYQDVENVRMLLMRAEVANPELPQELSKMGAIIDDVACYRTVPETEDVSGNAAKLTESGADWVTFTSSSTVENFHARFDLPKLKQQFPQLRTISIGPETTKAIEALGLKPDIEAKDHTIAGIVAALKKEIKAPVIAAAPAPKKAVAKKAPATSKAKKAAKKV
- the hemC gene encoding hydroxymethylbilane synthase, whose amino-acid sequence is MSSKPFIIATRGSALALAQAHQIQGLCQKAFPGESFQINIIKTTGDKLQTVSITNPGTTLPKGLFTKELEVALLNGEADLAVHSLKDLPTELPDGLVLGATTKREDVRDVMVFKPGLPGEKLPKLSELPKGATVATSSTRRKAQLLHQRPDLKVVEIRGNVGTRLRKLAENPGLAATILAAAGLNRLGFKLQADGTLEGSEVPPKLRARHLSLEEMLPCVGQAAIGIEIRKNDERLQKVCAVLNHLPTWYAVTAERAFLNAMGGGCLSPVGAFGEAEGDALKLRAISFRDGPAKSHALAGKAAEAEAMGQQIAVKLKG
- a CDS encoding AEC family transporter — protein: MNEFLVVLNAVLPVFTVAGAGFGLRRLEWLTEEADKSMLKLLINLLVPCLIFDSVLGNKMLTDIGTVFLAPMVGFGTVAVGVFICWLLRGTAGLTDKSREGTFAFVTGVYNYGYVPLPLVYLLFKDSPDMVGLLLVHNVGVEIAMWTLGLMLLSGVSIKTGWRKLINAPITMILVSLVLNLLGAENWMPKFIIQTAHMLGQCAIPIGILLVGATIADQLPEFHAEKGWRVMAASSFLRLAILPVLFLLLAKYLPCSLELKRIIVIQGAMPAAVFPIIMARHYGGHAPTALRIVIGTTVLGLLTIPLWIKLGLRFIEQ
- a CDS encoding PQQ-binding-like beta-propeller repeat protein, with translation MKYRFWGGLFLVFSMLSAKLTGRAESSLTPGQVVWSYASGYTNLVDFAVSKDGRVYLGYSDTTAESVLNEYGFYIVTLRRTNQLVALQHTGVFNWERSDAGQYLALLSDGTVVSSFSDIRRRIGMHPTGNIYYGTYATNNFYIYNQAGGLEHHGTTGGRAAVNADDSLLVVNLQKYPYSAYPADVARIEGNEHASTWLSSQDHVIGETPVISPDGTFYLTSWGSTEPLTLPSGDIIPNDSIPPILFAYNSDGSRKWSLLDESFNVGYGTPSIGSDGTLYVASYRSLTNRAPDWSIISVEKTYHFKAVSPEGALKWSVEKAEPFGLAAIGETNNIYVCHGTKLLALTSSGTERWSYDAEAPLKLCPALAADGTVYVATEPGKLLAINSEVGSKEWEYDAGKPIYNSPVIGTNGNVYLLVDRADMVVLKGNAEAANVPWPMERHDAQRTSRAVQASAREIGRNEEGQVTLMLNVEPGRDYKVEASEDFVIWTEIGSFTSTSTAKSFLDETSADKPKRFYRLVVP